The DNA sequence CTCTTCGACGGCGGTAGCCATCTCCTGAATGTTCATCATCAAACTGCCGTCGCCGGAAAAGCACACCACAGTGCGCTCAGGCGCGGCCAGCGCAGCACCAATGGCAGCGGGCAAGCCAAAGCCCATAGTGCCGAGGCCGCCGGAGGTCAGCCATTGGCGCGAGCGGCGTAACGGGTAGGCCTGCGCCACCCACATTTGATGCTGGCCGACATCGGTGGTGATAATCGCGTTGTCATCAAGCTGCCCGGCAACCGCGTGTACCAGCCCGTAATGACTCAGCGGATCGTCCACCCTTGGCATGTTCAGCGGGAATTCGCGTTGCAGCGCCTGTACCTCATCGCGCCAGGCCTGGCGTGACTGGGTGTCGATTAACGGCAGCAACTGTGTGAGCGCGTCAGCAACATCGGCATTCAGGGCGACATGCGGTGTGCGGATTTTGCCAAGCTCGGCCGGGTCGATATCGATATGAATCACGCTGGCATCCGGGCAGAACTGTTCGGCTTTGCCGATAGCGCGGTCATCAAAGCGCGCGCCGAGCACGATAAGCAGGTCAGACTGTTGCAGGATAAGGTTGGTACAACGGGCGGCGTGCATCCCTAACATGCCAAGCGACAGCGGGTGGTCAACCGGCATGGCACCGAGCGCCATCAGCGTCATGGTGGTCGGCAACCCGGCGCGCTCCGCCAGTTCGATGGCTTGCTGATGCGCTCCGGCGCTGATGATGCCACCGCCCAGATACAGAATCGGCCGTTTGGCCTGATTAATCATCGCGGCGGCGGCGCGCAGGGCCTGGGTGTCGATAGCCGGCGCCGGGGAGAGTGCGGCCGGGGCAGGCAGTTGCGCCAGCTCAATGGTGGCGGTCTGCACGTCTTTGGGAATGTCTACCCACACCGGGCCGGGGCGACCGGATTGCGCCAGTCGAAAAGCGTCGTTAATCACCTGCGGCAGTTCGCTGATGTCGCGCACCAGATAGTTGTGTTTCGTCACGGGAATCGAGATGCCGTAGGTATCGACCTCCTGAAACGCATCTGTCCCTATCATGCCTGAGGAAACCTGAGCCGTAATGCAGACCAGCGGGATGGAATCGAGTTTGGCATCGGCGATCGCGGTCAGCAGGTTGGTGGCTCCCGGCCCGCTGGAGGCCATGCAGACGGCGGCTTTACCGCTGACGCGCGCCATCCCCTGAGCGATAAACCCGGCCCCCTGTTCATGGCGGGCCAGCACATGGCGAATGGTCTGGCTTTTGCCCAGTGCATGATACAACGGTAATGCAGCACCGCCGGGAATGCCGGTCACGGTAGTAATGCCTTGCTGTTCCAGCAGGCGGATGATCAGCTCCGCGCCTGTATAACGCATAATCCTGTCCTTTATCAGAGCCGGTGTCAGGAGAGCGGGGAGGGTAGGAAGAAGAAACCCCGCTCGGCTTGCGCCGGCGGGGTTTGGGAATCTAGGTTTGATTCGGAACCCGTTACGGCGCGCTGCCGACCACGACCACCACGCGCACGACGACGACCGCGTCAAGCAGCGCGGCGTTGTTTAGTAGTGCGAAAGTAGAGGTGGTGTGTTTCACGGAGAACCTGTGTTCGTTTTGGTTAATTAGCGACCCCATATAAGCATGAGTGCAGAAAATTCGACAAGGCTTTGCCATCATCAAAAGGCAAATTCGTGCTTAAGATCACGTTTTCCTACCACAATGACACAACCGTCAGCGTATCCCTAATCGTCGTGCCGCCTCAGGATGCTGCGACAATGCGGCGCTGGGGCCGTCGTAACAAATCTGGCCTTCAGCTATCAGCAGGCTGCGCGGTGCGATGCGCAGCGCATCGTCCAGTTGATGCGACACCATCAACAAGGTCAGCGAGCGCTCCTGACACACATGCTCGACCAGCGCCAGCATCTCCTGGCGCAGCGCTGGGTCGAGCGCGGAAAATGGCTCATCGAGCAGCAAGATCGGTTGCTGGCGAATCAGGCAGCGAGCCAGCGCAGCCCGCTGGCGCTGGCCGCCGGACACCTGCGCGGGCAGACGCTCCAGTAAACCGCTTAACCCCATGCGCTCGGCAATATCATGCAGCGTCGCATGTTGCGTGGCCGTCAGTTTCAGGCCGGGGTGTAAGCCGAGTGCGATATTCTGCCAGAGCGTCAGGTGGGCAAACAGGTTATTTTCCTGAAACAGAATCGACACCGGGCGTTGTGACGGCGCACTGGCGCGGTGGTCTTGCCCGTTAAGTGTCAGCCTGCCGCTGTCAGCCATCAGGAAACCGGCTATCAGCGCCAGCAGCGTGCTCTTGCCCGCCCCGCTGGGGCCGAGAATGGCTACACGTTCACCGGCCTTGATAGCGGCATCAAAGCGCATCGGCTGATGCTGGTAGAGGTAGGTCAGCGTATCAAGCGTTATCATTCTTGCCTGCCAGTTTCTCAATGAGCGTAAACAACAGAAAACACAGCGCCAGCAGTATCAGCGCGGTGACGGCTCCTTCGCTACTGCGATAAGCGCCGATTTGCTGATAGAGATAATACGGCAGGGTGCGAAACTGCTCGCTGCCAAACAGCGCGATGATGCCAAAATCCCCAACAGAGAGCACGCAGGCAAACGCCAGTGCGCGCATCAGCGGGGCGCGCAGGGCGCGTAATTCCACTACCCGCAGTCGCTGCCAACCGGATAACCCCAGTGACTGGCATAGCGCGTTGTAACGTGCGGCGGTGTCATACATCGGCCCTTCGAGCACTTTGCTGGCGTAGGGCAGGGCCAGCAGAGCATTGGTCAGCACCACCAAGGCATAGGGGGATGACGGTAAGCCAAGCGTGCGGTTAAACAGCAGAAAAAAGCCGCTGGCCAGCACAATGCCGGGCATCGCCAGAATCAGCATGCCGCTCAGATCCAGCCATTGCGCTGCCAGCGGTCGCTGGTGTAAGCGTAGCGAGCGGCTGCTCCACAGCAGCATCAGCGTCAGGCACACGCTCACCATCCCGGCGGCCAGTGCCACACTGACTGAGGTGCCCAGCGCCTGCCAGAGCGCAGGCTGGCTAAACACGTTGCGCATCGACGGGTTAATGCCATCCGCCAGCACCGCCAGCAGCGGCGGTAAGAGCAGAGCGAGCGCCAGCGTGATGACAAGCGTGTCGCACAGGCGGCTCCACAGGCTGTCTTGCGGGTCACGCCAGTGCAGGCGCTGGCTGGTGCCCGGCGCAAGCCAGTGGCTCAGGCGCTGGCTTGCAAGCAACAGCGCCAGACAGCAACACAGTTGCAGCAGTGCCAGCAGCGCTGCGCGCGCCGGGTCATAGTCAAAGCTCAGGGCCTGATAAATCGCCAGTTCAAGGGTGGTGGCCTGTGGGCCGCCGCCGAGCGCCAGCACGGTGGCAAAGCTTGAAAAACACAGCATAAAAATCAGCGCACCGGCGGGCAGCAGTTGGCGGCGCAACCACGGCCACTCCACCCAGCGGAAAAAGTGCCAGCTGCGCAGGCCAAGCTGGGCGGCCAACTGACGCTGTTCCGTCGGGATGTTTTGCAGCGTTTGTAAAAACAGCCGTGTTGCCAGCGGCAGGTTAAAAAAGACGTGGGCCAGCAAAATGCCCGGCAAACCGTATGGCGAAAAGCGATACGGCAGGCCGAGCAGCGCCAGCGCGTGCGCCAGCCAGCCTTCGCGGCCATACACCCGCAACAGGCCGAAGACCGCCACCAGCACCGGCAGCACCAGCGTCATGGCGCACAGGCGCAATAGCCAGCGGTGGCCGGGAAAGCGGCGACGGTATAACGCCCGGGCAAGCAGCAAGGCCGGCCCCAGCGAGAGCGCCGAAGACAGCAGCGCCTGCCAGACGCTAAAACGCAGAACGTGCCACAGGTAGTGGTCTTGCCATAAGGCGAGCCAGGGGGCATCGCCCGCCTCGTACCACAGCGCGCCGAACGCCAGCAACGCGGTGGCGCACAGCAGCCCGGCGGCGAAAACACCCGGCCACAGTGCTCCGGCAAGAAAACGCCGGGGCGTTATCAACGGCTGACGGCGCGTTGCCATGCCTGCACCCAACCCGCGCGCTGTTCTGCGACCTGCTGTGCGCTAAAGGTCAGTGCGTTGGCCGGTACGGATAAGTTTTGATAGCCTGCGGGCAGATCGGTGTGGATAGCCGGATACATCCAGTTGGTGGTCGGGATCAGGTTCTGCACCGTCGGGCTGACCATAAATTGCAGGAACTGCGTCGCCAGCTGCGGGTTTTTGCTACCCGCCAGCGACGCGGCGACTTCCACTTGCAGGTAGTGGCCTTCGCTAAAATTCGCCGCCGCATAGTTCTCTTTCTTCTCGGCAATCACATGGTAAGCCGGAGATGTGGTGTAACTGAGCACCAAATCCGCCTCGCCTTTCAGGAACAGGCCATAGGCCTCGCTCCAGCCTTTGGTGACGGTGACGGTTTTCGCCGCCAGTTTCTGCCAGGCGTCCGGCGCGTTATCGCCATACACTTTTTGCATCCACAGCAGCAGCCCCAGACCCGGCGTGCTGGTGCGCGGATCTTCATAAATCACTTTCCACGCCTGCGGCCCTTCCACCAGCTCTTTGAGGCTGGCAGGCGGGTTTTTCAGTTTGTCTTTGTTATAGACAAAGGCAAAGTAGCCGTAGTCAAAGGGCAGGAACGTGGCGTTTTGCCAGCCGCCGGGCACCGTCAACGCGCCTGTATCGATACCGTGTTTGGCAAACAGCCCGGTTTGTTCTGCCGCCTGCACCAGATTGTTATCGAGCCCCAGCACCACGTCAGCCGGGGTATTTTTACCTTCCATGCGCAGACGGTTGAGCAGCGCTACGCCATCTTCCAGCGCCACGAATTTCAGTTCGCAGTCACAGGTTTTTTCAAACGCCGCTTTGATGGATGGGCCCGGGCCCCATTCGGAAGAGAAGGAGTCGTAGGTGTAGACCGTGAGAGTCGATTTGGCGAATGCCGGGGCACTGAGCACCAGCAGGCAAGACATGAATGCAGTAAGAGAATGTTTAAGCACTTTGCGCTCCAATAATGTTGAAGGCGGCAAAGGTCTTTGAGCAGGCAAAGTATGCAGTCTCAAATCCCTTCGCCGGTATTAACCGGATCAGGTTCGACGGGTATTTTCTCAGCGGCCTGCGGCATAATTATGCCCAGGCGCACCCCGTTGAGAACGGCGCTATTGTAGAGGCTTCATGACGGCAGGAAAAGTATGATTCGCGCGGCGGGCGATATTCCTGCCTCGCTGCGCTAGTCGCTCGGTGCAAACCAGGCGGATTTAAAATCAAACCAGCCTAGTGTGTTCATGCGCAGGCCGCGCATGTTGGCCTGCCCTTGCAGGCGCAACCAGTGGTGGAAGAGCGGGTGAATGGCCGCCTCACACACCAGCGATTGGCACCACTGCGCCAGATCCAGCCCGCCCTGACGCCACTGGCGGGTGAGCGCATCCAGCTCGCCGTCCGCCAGGCAGTGGCGCAACAGCGGTAGCTCGCACAGCATGGCGAAGACAGAAAATTCCAGCGGCAGATAAAAATTGGCGCTGCCAAGCCAGAGATCGCCTGCGTCTTCGCCTTGGCACCACGCGTCGAACTCCAGTGTGCGCAGCGTCAGTTTTACGCCGTGTACCGCCAGCAACTGCTGCATGATTCCGCTTATCACCGTGTATTCCGGGTGGTCGCGATAACAACTGAGGGTAAGCTCGGTCAGGCCGGGCGGTTTATCGCGCACCCTGCGTGGCGGGCTGTGATGCCAGCGCGGCAGCAAGCCATAGGCGGGCGACCAATCGCTCTGGTAGGGGTCTGGCGCCAGGTTTAACATCGCCACCGGGCTGAGTACCTGAGATAACCAGTGGCGCACGTCCGGGTCGGTCATGGCCGGGGAGCGGCGGTCAAACAGCAGGAAATAGCACCCTTCTTCCAGCCGGTTTTCCAGTTCGTTATCAAGCGTATCATCGCCTTGCAGCGTGACGGTGCAGGCGGGGATCACCGGCGCATCGGGCAGCACCCAGATGCTCACCTCGTCAATCAGCGCCCGGTAGCCGAAGTAATCATCAAAAGCGTCTATTTTGAGCCGGTCGGGGGTATTGCGTACCACGCGATAAGGCCCGGTGCCAATCGGCTGGCGTATAAAATCGGGCAGCGTCGGCCACTCGTTGGGCAGGATCATCGCCGCCACACTGCCCAACAGCCACGGCAGCCAGCGGTCTGGCATGCTGAGATGGATATCGAGCACGAACGGCATCGGCGAGCGGATGTCGCTCAGGTGTGAAAACAGCGCCAGCGGTGTTAACCGCGTTAGCGAGGCGATAACGTCCTCCATGGTCAGTTCCCGGCCATGATGAAACCGGACAGCGGGGCGTAGATAAAAGCGCCAATGCAGCGGCGACAGCGCCTGCCAATGGTGGGCGAGATCCGCCAGCAGTTCCCCGTTTTCCTCATTTAGCTGGGTCAGGCCGCTGAAAATCTGGCGCGCCAGATGCGTTTCCGAGCGGCGCAGCGCACTGCCGGGTAACAGGTTCAGCATTGGCCGATAGTAGAGAATACGCAGCAGGTGGCGACCCTGACGCACACGGCGGCCCAGATGGGACAGCACCATCTGGCGCACGGCCTCTTTATCGCCGAGCAACTGCACCAGTTGGTCAATGCGGTCTTGCTCAAGCAGGTCTTCGGCGCGCTGTTGTTGCAAGGTCAACCCGGTGTAGAGAAAGCACAGGCGTGAGTGTTTACCGCGCCCGGCCTGCGCCTGCCAGGTCAGCCAGCCTTGCTGTTGCATCGCGCCGAGCAACGAGCGGATATGGCGGCGCGAACAGTGCAGCAGCCCGGCCAATTCTTGCAGCGTGGTGTCTGTATCCTGCCCTTGCAGGCACTGCCAGAGCCGAATGAATTGTTGTTGCAGGCGGGGCGATGGCACAGCGCGTGGCGATAGCGGGGGTGAGGACATCGATGAGGACATAAAAGAGGAACTCCATGGCTTAAGTTCATCAATATATTTTCCCCTATATTACGCGGATACTTGATGACAGCGAAGGGGCGTTATCTGAGGAGGGGCAATATGAACCGATTATTGCGTTTTTATCGCTACTGGCTGTGTCGCGGCAGCGGTTGTGGCGTGGGGCGGTTGAGTGAGGCCGAACGGATGGCCATATTGCTACAGGCCACGCAATGGCATATCGCACAGATGGATGAGAAGACGTATCGCCACTGGTTATAACGACACGTCATCGGTTAACGCTGATGGATATCACCCCCGACGGTGCTAAAGGGGGGGACTAAATGGTGGTGATAAAGGGTGGCGCTAAATAACGTGGCGGCCCACCGCCACACGATTCTGAGTAATGGTGTTGTTCACCAGCCAGCGGCCTGTTCCGCTGGCTTTTTTTATGACAGGTTTTATGGTGGCGCGTTATTCCACCGGTTTGAGGCGAGCGACGAAGTGACGCAGTACCGGCGGCTCATAGGTAAACGTCAGCCCTTTGATACTGCTGGCTCTCTCTTTGAGGACAATCAGCGAGTCGGCGATGTAGTCCATGTGGTCGTTGGTGTAGACGCGGCGCGGAATGGTCAGGCGCAGCAACTCCAGCGGCGAGGGTTTCTGTTCGCCGGTGTCCGGGTCGCGCCCCAGCAGTAATGAGCCGATTTCCACACTGCGAATACCGGCTTCCAGATAGAGCTCGTTATTGAGTGCCTGTGCCGGGAACTGCTCGGCTGGAATGTGCGGCAGCAGCTTTTTCGCATCGACAAATACCGCATGGCCGCCCACCGGGTATTGAATCGGAATACCGCCTGCGCGCAGGCGCTCGCCAAGATACGTCACCTGGCCGATGCGGTAGGTCAGGTAATCTTCGTTCATGCCTTCCTCAAGCCCTATCGCCAGCGCTTCCATGTCGCGCCCGGCCAACCCGCCATAGGTGACGAAGCCTTCCATCGGCACGCAGCGAATACGCACCTCGTTGAACAGCTCTTCGTCGCTGCGAAAACAGCACAGGCCGCCAATGTTCACCATCGGATCTTTCTTCGCTGACATGGTCAGCATATCGCCATATTGATACATCTCATGGACGATCGCTTTGATGGAGCGGTTTTCATAACCGGCTTCACGCTGTTTGATGAACCAGGCATTTTCACAAAACCGGGCAGAGTCAATCACCACCGGAATGCCGTGCTGCTGCGCGATGCGATACACCTCACGCATGTTACCCATTGAAATCGGCTGGCCGCCGGAGCTGTTACAGGTGACGGTGGTGATGATAGCCACCACGTTGTCTGCGCCATGCTGCTCAATCGTCGTCTGTAACAGGTCGAGGTCGAAGTCGCCTTTCCAGTCGTAATAGGTGGTGGTGTCAAAGGCTTTCGGCGTGACGACGTTAATGGCGCGCGCGCCGTTGAGCTCAACGTGGGCGGCGGTGGTATCAAAATGGAAATTGGAAATAAACACCGGCTTTTTGCCGCCGCCAGCGCGCTGCTTTTTGGCTATCAGGCAGGGGAACAGAATCTGCTCGGCACCGCGCCCCTGATGGGTGGGAATGGTGAACGGGTAGCCCAGCAAGGTTTGCACTTTTTCACACAAATGGTAGTAGTTGCGCGAACCGGCATAGGCTTCATCGCCCATCATCAACCCGGCCCACTGGCGGTCGCTCATGGCACCGGTGCCGGAGTCGGTCAGCAGGTCGATATACACATCCTCGCTACGCAGCAAAAACGGGTTATAGCCTGCTTCCTGCAAGGCTTTCTCCCGCTCGGCGCGGTTGGTCATACGGATGTTTTCTACCATTTTGATACGAAAAGGTTCAGGAATACGTTTCATGCAATCTCTCCTCTCGCCCGCAGGGGCGCAACGGCACCACGTTTCGGATGTGGCGTCAGTTGAATGTTATGTCAATACAAGAAAATCAGGCGGTTATGCGCCAGATGGACAAAACAACGGAAGGTCAGCGCGCGGCTGACTCAGGCATGAAGCGAGCGGGGAAAATCATTGGTCAGACGATGGTCGATATTGAACCAGGGGCGGCAATCGCCACAGAGATTCTGTCGATAACACCGGATGATGCGTGTCATGAGCCCTCCTTATCTCGTGAGTATTGGACGTCAAGCATAGGCGAAAAGCGGCGGTAAAAACCGTGATCTCACGGGCAATCCGGCACAGGCCAGCGCCGTGCGATAGGTCGATAAATTTATCAATAATGCTTCTCATTACCATTAATTGCTGGTAAAACGGTGCCAGGTAGCGGGCCTGCTGTGTTCAGGCCAGAGTCGGTGTAACACGTCGTTGTAACAGTCGTTGTAACAGTCGTTGTAACAAAAGGTGAGCAGCGTTATGGCTGGGGTAAAGGAATATAGAGTCTTTGATGTCACATTGGCGCACAAGGTCTTGCTGACGCCGTCTCTGATAGCCTGTGTGTTACAGGGCGAGGCGATAAAAGGAATGAAACTCTGTGCGCCGGATCAGCGCATCAAAGTGCTGTTGCCTGCGGAAGATGGCACGCCGTCAAGCCTGCCGCCGACAGGCGAGTGGTACAAGCTGGCGCAGGCGCTGCCCAAGGCACAGCGACCGATTGCGCGCACCTATACGCTGCGTGCGCTGGATACCGAGCGCGGCGAGATGACGGTAGAGTTTGTCGCGCACGGCACCGAAGGCCCGGCTTCCACGTGGGCGCTTGGTGCCGAGCCCGGCGCACGTTTGCAGGTGGTCGCGCCGCGTGGGGATTATGCCGGTGATAACGGCGGCTATGAGTGGGTGCAGTCCGCGCACACCCGGCAGGTGTTATTGATGGGCGATGAAACCGCGCTACCGGCCATCAAGAGTATTCTTGAGCAACTGGCGCAGCAGGATAACCCGCCGCAAGTGCAGGCGTTCATCGAAGTACCGTTACAGGCGGATTGCACCGATGACTATCGCACGTTGCCGTTTGCCGAGGTGGTGTGGCTGCCGCGCGAAGGCACGGGCGCAACTTATGGCGAGCGTTTGCTGGAAGCGGCGCGGCATTGGTCATGCCCGGTAGCGCAAGCCGTATCACACCCGGTAACGGTTGAGGATATCGCTGAGGGGGAAAAAGTCTGGCAACCGGCCAGCACCCAGCAAGGTCAATTCTTTGGCTGGGTTGCAGCGGAATCCTCTGCGGTGAAAGCATTGCGTCGCTATCTGCTGGCAGAAAAAGGGGTCGCACAGGATGCCATCACCTTCATGGCCTACTGGAGCCGTGGCCCGCGTTCACATTGAGTTTGTTGGCAAACAGCCGTGTTTTGTTGCTTGAGGAGCTTATGCAAGACCGGTGGGCGGTTTCGTGCGCGATAACGTCGATTCTCCCTTTGCAGCACCGTCGCACGCACGACAAGGAGAGGCTCAAACGCCGCCTCTCCTTGACCACTGGCTGGAGGCTAAACTGCGCCGCTAACGCGGTACCTTCGGCGTTCGCCTTCGCTGTTCGGGCCGCCCGTGACGCGTTCCATACGCGGCACGGGCTTTCGCCGCATCCATGCGGCTCACCCGGCGAAGTCGTCCACCTCAGCACAGTTTGGATGCCTGAAATCGCTTTGCCTGCGCTTAAGTCGTTTTGTCTGTAAGCCAAAAGCCCACAGAGCCAAACTAACGCAGAAACGCCGGTTGCTGTTCTTCGTAACGGGCGATGGCGGCATCGTGTTGCAGCGTCAGGCCGATGCTGTCCAGACCGTTTATCATGCAGTGGCGGCGGAAGCTGTCTATTTCAAACGCATAGGTCTTCTCGCCCGCGTTCACCTGCTGTGCCTCCAGGTCCACCGTGAAGGTAATACCGTCATGGCTGGCGACCAGTTTGAACAAGTCATCGATATCCGACTCGCTCAGTTTGACCGGCAACAGCTGGTTGTTAAACGCGTTACCGTAGAAAATATCGGCAAAGCTCGGGGCGATAACGACTTTAAAACCGTAGTCGGTCAATGCCCACGGCGCGTGCTCGCGCGAAGAACCACAGCCGAAGTTTTCGCGCGCCAGCAGAATACTGGCTCCTTTGTAGCGCGGCAGGTTCAGCACGAACTCCGGGTTAGGCTGCTGCCCGGCATCGTCAAGAAAACGCCAGTCGTGAAACAGGTGTTGACCAAAACCGGTGCGCGTCACCTTTTGCAGGAACTGCTTGGGGATAATCGCATCGGTATCGACGTTGGCGGCATCAAGCGGCACGACCAGACCTGTGTGTTGGGTAAATTTAGCCATGGTGTCGCCCCTTTTAGTTCAGTTCACGGATATCAGCAAAGCGGCCGGTTACGGCAGCGGCAGCGGCCATTGCCGGGCTGACCAGATGGGTACGTCCACCCCGGCCCTGACGCCCTTCAAAGTTACGGTTGCTGGTGGAGGCGCAGCGCTCGCCGGGGTTCAGGCGGTCATTGTTCATCGCCAGACACATGGAACAGCCGGGCAACCGCCATTCGAAACCGGCGTCGATAAAGATTTTATCCAGCCCTTCGGCTTCCGCCTGCGCCTTGACCGGGCCTGAGCCGGGCACCACGTAAGCCTGCACGCCGTCGGCCACTTTGCGCCCTTTGGCGATGGCGGCGGCGGCGCGCAAGTCTTCAATACGCGAGTTGGTGCAGGAGCCGATAAACACTTTGTCGATGGCAACATCGGTCAGTTTCACGCCCGCTTGCAGGCCCATATACGCCAGTGCTTTTTCTGCCGAGGCGCGTTCTACCGGGTCACTAAACGATTCCGGTAACGGAATGATTTGATCAACGGCAATCACCTGACCGGGGTTGGTGCCCCAGGTGACTTGCGGCGCAATGTCGGCGGCATCCAGCGTGACGACGGCATCGTAGGTGGCATCATCATCAGAACGCAGGGTGCTCCAGTAGGCAACGGCGGCATCCCAGTCGCTGCCGGTGGGGGCGAACTGGCGGCCTTTCAGGTAAGCAAAGGTGGTGTCATCCGGTGCTACCAGGCCTGCTTTTGCGCCCATTTCGATGGCCATGTTGCACAGCGTCATACGGCCTTCCATGCTCAGAGCCTGAATCGCGTTGCCGGTGAACTCCACCACATAGCCGGTGCCGCCCGCGCTGCCGGTTTTCCCGATGATGGCCAGCACGATGTCTTTGGCGGTGATGCCGGGGGCTGCTTCGCCACTGACATCAATTTTCATGGTTTTGGCGCGGCCCTGTTTCAGGGTTTGTGTCGCCAGAACGTGCTCGACTTCCGAGGTGCCGATACCAAATGCCAGCGAGCCAAACGCGCCATGAGTCGCGGTGTGAGAATCACCGCAGACGATGGTCATGCCTGGCAGCGTCATGCCTTGTTCCGGCCCGATAACATGCACGATGCCCTGAAACGGGTGGTTCAGGTCATACAACTGCACGCCGAATTCGGCACAGTTTTTGATAAGTTCCTGCATCTGGATCCGTGCCATTTCGCCGCTGGCATTGATGTCGCGGGTCTGGGTGGACACGTTATGATCCATGGTGGCAAAGGTTTTCCCTGGCTGGCGCACTTTGCGGCCCATGGCGCGCAGGCCGTCAAACGCCTGTGGTGACGTGACTTCATGCACCAGATGACGGTCGATATACAGCAACGGAGTTTCATTCGGCGCTTCGTGTACTACATGCGCCTCGAACAGTTTTTGGTATAAGGTTTTCGCCATGATTACGCCCCTTCAGCTACAAAGCGGGCAATCGCGTCGCCCATTTCATCGGTAGTGACGGCTTGCTCGCCGTTAGTCAGATCGCCGGTGCGGTAGCCTTCCGCCAGCGCGCGGTTAACGGCCTGCTCAATGGCGGTGGCGGCGTCATCGGCCCCCAGGCTGTAGCGCAGCAGCAGCGCAGCAGACAGGATTTGCGCAATCGGGTTGGCGATGTTTTTACCGGCGATATCTGGTGCCGAACCGCCCGCCGGTTCATACAAGCCAAAACCCTGCTCATTGAGGCTGGCTGACGGCAACATTCCCATAGAGCCGGTTATCATCGCGCACTCGTCGGACAAAATATCGCCGAACAGGTTAGAGCACAGCAACACGTCAAACTGCGACGGGTCTTTGATCAACTGCATGGTGGCGTTGTCGATGTACAGGTGATTGAGTTTCACGTCCGGGTAGTCACGGGCGATTTCGTTGACGATTTCGCGCCACAAAATCGAGCTTTGCAGCACGTTAGCTTTGTCGATAGAGGTGACAAGACTGCGGCGTTTGCGCGCTGATTCAAAGGCGATGCGGGCAATCCGCTCGATTTCGAAACGGTGATATACCTCGGTGTCGAACGCGCGTTCGTGCATGCCGCTGCCTTCACGGCCTTTCGGCTGACCGAAGTAAATGCCGCCGGTCAGTTCACGCACACACAGAATATCAAAGCCTTTGGCGGCGATATCACTGCGCAACGGACAGAAAGCTTCCAGCCCTTGGTACAGGCGGGCCGGGCGCAGGTTACTAAACAGACGGAAGTGTTTACGTAATGGCAGCAACGCGCCGCGTTCTGGCTGCTCTGCCGGCGGCAGGTGTTCCCATTTCGGGCCGCCGACGGAGCCAAACAGAATGGCGTCGGCCTGTTCGCAACCTTCGACCGTGCTTTGCGGCAGCGGCGTGCCCTGACGATCGATAGCAATACCGCCGACGTCATACTCGCTGGTGGTGAGCTGTAAACCGAAACGCTGGCGAACGGCGTCTAATACTTTGTATGCCTGGGCCATCACTTCCGGGCCGATGCCGTCACCGGGTAAGACGGCGATATGGTAACTCTTGGTCATCACACTGTTTCCTGACTGTTGTGTTTGTTGTGCTGCTGCAAACGTTGCACTTCTTTTTCTACCAACTGTGCGCGTTTGATGTT is a window from the Dickeya lacustris genome containing:
- the ilvB gene encoding acetolactate synthase large subunit, producing MRYTGAELIIRLLEQQGITTVTGIPGGAALPLYHALGKSQTIRHVLARHEQGAGFIAQGMARVSGKAAVCMASSGPGATNLLTAIADAKLDSIPLVCITAQVSSGMIGTDAFQEVDTYGISIPVTKHNYLVRDISELPQVINDAFRLAQSGRPGPVWVDIPKDVQTATIELAQLPAPAALSPAPAIDTQALRAAAAMINQAKRPILYLGGGIISAGAHQQAIELAERAGLPTTMTLMALGAMPVDHPLSLGMLGMHAARCTNLILQQSDLLIVLGARFDDRAIGKAEQFCPDASVIHIDIDPAELGKIRTPHVALNADVADALTQLLPLIDTQSRQAWRDEVQALQREFPLNMPRVDDPLSHYGLVHAVAGQLDDNAIITTDVGQHQMWVAQAYPLRRSRQWLTSGGLGTMGFGLPAAIGAALAAPERTVVCFSGDGSLMMNIQEMATAVEEQLNVKIVLMNNQALGLVHQQQALFYQQNYVASDYRYQTNFLAIAAGFGFATCDLNAADDPHAALRDALQRPGPVLIHAAIDINEKVLPMVPPGAANIEMIGE
- the thiQ gene encoding thiamine ABC transporter ATP-binding protein ThiQ is translated as MITLDTLTYLYQHQPMRFDAAIKAGERVAILGPSGAGKSTLLALIAGFLMADSGRLTLNGQDHRASAPSQRPVSILFQENNLFAHLTLWQNIALGLHPGLKLTATQHATLHDIAERMGLSGLLERLPAQVSGGQRQRAALARCLIRQQPILLLDEPFSALDPALRQEMLALVEHVCQERSLTLLMVSHQLDDALRIAPRSLLIAEGQICYDGPSAALSQHPEAARRLGIR
- the thiP gene encoding thiamine/thiamine pyrophosphate ABC transporter permease ThiP, which translates into the protein MATRRQPLITPRRFLAGALWPGVFAAGLLCATALLAFGALWYEAGDAPWLALWQDHYLWHVLRFSVWQALLSSALSLGPALLLARALYRRRFPGHRWLLRLCAMTLVLPVLVAVFGLLRVYGREGWLAHALALLGLPYRFSPYGLPGILLAHVFFNLPLATRLFLQTLQNIPTEQRQLAAQLGLRSWHFFRWVEWPWLRRQLLPAGALIFMLCFSSFATVLALGGGPQATTLELAIYQALSFDYDPARAALLALLQLCCCLALLLASQRLSHWLAPGTSQRLHWRDPQDSLWSRLCDTLVITLALALLLPPLLAVLADGINPSMRNVFSQPALWQALGTSVSVALAAGMVSVCLTLMLLWSSRSLRLHQRPLAAQWLDLSGMLILAMPGIVLASGFFLLFNRTLGLPSSPYALVVLTNALLALPYASKVLEGPMYDTAARYNALCQSLGLSGWQRLRVVELRALRAPLMRALAFACVLSVGDFGIIALFGSEQFRTLPYYLYQQIGAYRSSEGAVTALILLALCFLLFTLIEKLAGKNDNA
- the thiB gene encoding thiamine ABC transporter substrate binding subunit, which translates into the protein MSCLLVLSAPAFAKSTLTVYTYDSFSSEWGPGPSIKAAFEKTCDCELKFVALEDGVALLNRLRMEGKNTPADVVLGLDNNLVQAAEQTGLFAKHGIDTGALTVPGGWQNATFLPFDYGYFAFVYNKDKLKNPPASLKELVEGPQAWKVIYEDPRTSTPGLGLLLWMQKVYGDNAPDAWQKLAAKTVTVTKGWSEAYGLFLKGEADLVLSYTTSPAYHVIAEKKENYAAANFSEGHYLQVEVAASLAGSKNPQLATQFLQFMVSPTVQNLIPTTNWMYPAIHTDLPAGYQNLSVPANALTFSAQQVAEQRAGWVQAWQRAVSR